GGCCTTTGCTCGCGACCCAAGAACGCCGGACGCCGCTCACGCCGCTGTCGGCGAATACCCAGCTTGCCGGATGGCCTGTTCCACCGTCACTTTATCGTCCGTGCCGGTCACCGTTACGCGATGGTTGGGCAGGTCTGCCTGCACCGCCGCGCCGGGAACCGCTTCCGTGATCGCGCGGGTGATCGTCTTGACGCAATGGTCGCATGACATGTCCGGAACTTGATACTGCATCACCGTGATGACTCCTTTCAAAGCGGATGGCGGGCCCGATGCCCAACCGACACCAACAGGCTACACCTTCCCATGATGGCAAGGTCAACGGCTGGCTCTCTTGAAAGCGCCTGGCTTGACCTTACCATCATGGGAAGGATGACACTGGCGACATTCCCGGTTCGCCGGCCCGTCTCTTTCCGCGCAGCGTGCTGCGCCCCTTTTCGATTCCGGACTTCATCATGACCGCCGCCCTCGCCGCTTCCGATCGCATCGAACTCTCCATTGAAGGGATGAGCTGCGCGTCCTGCGTCAAACGCGTGGAGAACGCGCTGGCGGGCGTTCCGGGCGTCCAGCGTGCCGCCGTCAACCTGGCCACTGAGCGCGCTCAAGTGGAATTGCAGCGGGCCGGCGCCGATACGGTGGGGGCCCTGGTCGCCGCGGTCGCCAAAGCCGGCTACGAGGCCCATCCCGTCGACGCAGGCGGCGGCGAAGCGGCGCGCCAGGCGGCCGCGCGGGAAAACGAGGCACGCGCGCTGCGTGGCCGCTTCACCCTCGCCCTCGTGCTGACCTTGCCCGTGTTCCTGCTCGAGATGGGCGGCCATCTGGTACCGGCCCTGCATCATTGGCTGCAGGCGCGCGTGGGCGAGACGGCGCTTTGGGCGCTGCAGTTCGTCCTGACCACGCTGGTGCTCGCCGTGCCCGGACGCAGCTTCTTTGCGAAAGGCGCCGCCGCGTTGCGGCATGCCGCTCCCGATATGAATTCCCTGGTGGCGGTGGGCGCGGGCAGCGCCTGGCTGTACTCGACGGTGGCGACATTCGCGCCCGGATGGCTGCCGCCCGATGCGCGGCACGTGTACTTCGAGGCGGCGGCGGTCATCGTGACGCTGATCCTGCTCGGCCGCATGCTGGAGGCGCGCGCCAAGGGCAAGACGGGCGCTGCCATCGCCCGGCTCGCCTCGCTGCAGCCGCGCACCGCCCGCGTGCTGCGCGGCGCCGACGCGGTGGACGTGCCGATCGAATCCGTGCGGCCCGGCGACGTGGTGCGCGTGCGCCCAGGGGAAAACCTGCCGGTCGATGGTTTGGTCATCGACGGCAGTTCTTACGTGGACGAATCCATGATCACCGGCGAACCGGTGCCCGTGCAAAAGCTGCCCGGGGTCAGCGTGACCGGCGGCACCCGCAATACACAGGGATCGCTTACCGTGCAGGTGACGCGCACGGGGGCCGATACGACGCTCGCCCGCATCGCGGAAATGGTGCAAACCGCACAGGGCGCGAAGCTGCCCATCCAGGGACTCGTCGACCGCATTACGTACCGCTTCGTGCCCGCCATCATGGCGCTGGCAGCCCTGACCTTCTTCGCGTGGCTGGCGGCGGCGCCGGCGCCGGCCCTGCCGGCGGCGCTGGTGCACGCCGTATCCGTCCTGATCGTGGCATGCCCGTGCGCAATGGGGCTGGCCACGCCCATGTCCATCATGGTGGGCACCGGGCGGGCCGCGGAAATGGGCGTGCTGTTCCGGCAGGGCGAAGCCTTGCAGACGCTGCGCGAGGTCGGCATCGTCGCGTTCGACAAAACGGGTACGCTGACGGAGGGCAAGCCGACGCTGACCGGCGTCGGCCTTGCGCCCGGCTACCGCCGCGAGGACGTGCTCGGATGGGTCGCCTCGATGCAGGAAGCTTCCGAACATCCGATCGCTTCGGCCATCGTTGCCGCGGCCCGGGCCGAGGGGCTGGTCTTGACGCCGGTGCGCGATTTCGCGGCGGCGGCCGGCGCAGGCGTCCAGGGCACGGTGAACGGCCATGCCATCCTGGCCGGCACGCCGCGGCTGATGGAGGCGCACGGCGTAGACGCCGGTCCCCTGCGGGAGCAGGCGCAAATTTGGGCGCGCGAAGGTAAGACCGTCATCCATGTGGCGGTGGATGGCGCCCTCGCAGCCGTGATGGCGGTCGCCGACCCCGTCCGTCCCAGCGCGGCGCAGGCCGTGGCCGCGCTGCGCGCGGCCGGCATCCGCACCGCCATGATCACGGGCGACAATCGCCATACCGCGCAGGCCGTCGCCCAAACGCTTGGCATCGACGAGGTACACGCGGAAATGCTGCCCGAGGGCAAGGTCGAGGCGGTGCGCAAGTTGCGCGGCGATGCGGCGGATGGCGCCGGGCGCGGCGCTCCGAACCGCCCCCGGCTGGCCTTCGTCGGCGACGGCATCAACGATGCGCCGGCGCTTGCCGCGGCGGACGTGGGGATCGCGATCGGCACAGGCACCGATGTCGCGCGCGATACGGCGTCGGTGGTGCTGATGTCGGCCGACCCGCGCGGCGTGCCGCGCGCGATTGCGGTCAGCCGGGCGACATTGACCAACATCCGGCAGAACCTGTTCTGGGCGTTCGTCTATAACGTTGCGTTGATTCCTCTGGCGGCCGGCGTGCTGATCCCCTTCGGGGGGCCGGCGCTGTCGCCCATATTCGCGGCGGCGGCCATGGCGCTTTCGAGCCTGTTCGTCGTCGGCAATGCCTTGCGGCTCAGGAGGTTCGCATCATGAATATCGGCCAGGCTGCCGCGGCGTCCGGCGTCAGCGCCAAGATGATCCGCTATTACGAAAGCATCGGCCTGATGCGCGCGCCCCAGCGTACGGAAGCGGGGTACCGCATCTACGGCGACGCCGACGTCCACACGCTGCGTTTCATCCGCCGCGCCCGCGACCTGGGGTTTTCCGTGGAGCAGATGCGCGATCTGCTGGCCTTGTGGCGCGATCGCGGCCGTGCGAGCGGGGACGTCAAGCGCATTGCCATGGAACATGTCCGGGAACTGGAACGCAAGGCGCAGGCGCTGCAGCAGATGGCGGACACGCTGCATCACCTGGCCGAGCACTGCCACGGCGATGACCGGCCGGAGTGTCCGATCATCGACGAATTGAGCGCGGACCGACCCGAGCCGCGCATTGCCTGAAATCAGGCCGGCACGCCCGTCCATTCCGAAACGAATTCACGGAAATCCGGCCGCTGCGCCGGCGGTACGGCGCAGGCCGGCGTGCCGATGGCCAGATACCCCAGGAAACGGTAATCCAGCGGGTCGAAACCCAGCGCCTCCTGCACTTCCTCGACATAGGTTCCCAAGCCCGTGCTCCAGAAGGCGCCGTAACCCAGCATGTGCGCGGCGTTCAGGATGTTCATCACCGACGCGCCGGTGGCGAGCAATTGTTCCTGCTCCGGGATCTTGGTGTTGTCGTGCGCGATCTTCTGGGCGACCGCGACGAAGACCGGGACGCCTGCCATCCATTCGCGCACGGACTTTTCCTTTTCCGGCGTCATGCGCTTATCGCCGCTGCGCTTGACCGCGTCGATCGCCATGTCGGCCAGCAGGCCGATCGCTTGTCCGCGGATGATCTTGAAGCGCCACGGCCGCAGCGCGCCGTGGTCGGGGGCAGCCATGGCCGCCTGGAACATCTGTTCCAGCTCTTCCGGGCGTGGCGCCGGCGCGCGCAGGAATTTCATGGAACGCCGGGTGTGAAGGGCATGGATCGGGGGGAATTCGGCTACGGAAGTCATTCGTATAAAGGGCGTGGAAGATTAGGGATGACTGTGGGCGTGAATCGCCGCATCAGCCGAGGTGGGTATGGCGTTCGGGGCGCTCCTCGACCTGCATTTCGGCCAGGCCGTGGAGGATCCCACAGTCCTCCGCGTGAGGCCGCGCCGACAGGCAGCGCTGCCGCAGCGCGGAAAGCTGCGCCTTCAGATGGCTCAACTCGGCGATCCGCTCGTCCACGTGCCGGATGTGTTCGTCGAATATGTCGTTGATGGGGCCGCAATTCGCTTCCTGGCTGTCGGCCAGGGCCAGAATGCCGCGGATCTCATCCTGCGCCATGTCAAGCGCCCTGCAATTGCGTATCAGCCGCAGGCGCTCCAGGTGCGCCGGGCCATAGCTGCGGTAATTGTTGGCGCCGCGCGTCGGCGCGTCCAACAGGCCTTCCTTTTCGTAATAGCGGACGGTTTCCACCGTCGTGCCGGCCGCCTTGGCCAGTTCGCCGATCTTCATCGGGAATTCTCCGGGGTCGAATGGGCTTGACCCTATAGTAACCCCAGGGTGTGGAATGCCGCCATGAGCAAAAAAACCGCTACCCCACGCCGAGGATTGCCGGCTCGCGCCCACTTGGACGCCGGCTCGGTGCGCCACGATCATGGCCACCCTCACGATCACAGTCCTTGTCAGGACCAGGATCACGGTCCTGATCACGATCATGGTCACGATCATGGTCACGATCATGGTCACGATCATGGTCACGATCATCGCCACGGGCACGCCGGCGAACATGGTCGTGCTCGCCCCGGCGATCACCGCCACGGTCAATGCTGTGTGCATGACCACGGCCACGAACACACGCGCGGCCATGCCCACGCCGGCAGCGCGGCGGAGCCCGCCATGACGGTCCCCCACGGCATGGTGCTCACCGAAATCCGCATCGGCGAAATGGACTGCCCCACCGAGGAAGCGCTGCTGCGCAAGAAACTGGCGGGCATGCCCGCCGTGGGCGACATGCGCTTCAACCTGATGCGCCGGGTGCTCACGGTCGTGCACCGCGAAGGCGGCCTGGATGACGTGCTGGCCGGCATCCGCGCGGTGGGCATGACGCCGGAGGTCCAGACCGGCGCGGCTGCTCCTGCAACGGCCACCGGAAGCCCCCGCTGGCGCTGGCTGGCGGCAGCAGGCGTGCTGGCGGGCCTGGCCGAAGCCGCGCATTTCGCCGGCCTGCCGGACCTTGCCACGGCCGCGCTGGCCATCGCCTCGGTGTTCGCCTGCGGTCTGAACACCTACCGGAAGGGATGGATCGCCGTGCGTCACGGCAATCTGAACATCAACGCGCTCATGAGCATCGCCGTCACGGGCGCCGCCATCATCGGCCAGTGGCCCGAAGCGGCCATGGTGATGTTCCTGTTCAACGTAGCGGAACAGATCGAGGCCCGCTCGCTGGACCGCGCGCGCAACGCCGTTCGCGGACTGGTGGATCTGGCGCCGCCCACGGCGATGCGGAAAGAAGCCGACGGCGGTTGGCGCGAGACGCCCGCCGCCGAACTGCGGGTCGACGACATCGTTCGCGTGCGGCCAGGCGAGCGCATCGCCGCCGACGGTGTCGTCATCGCCGGCCGGTCCGCCGTCGATCAATCCGCCATCACCGGCGAAAGCCTGCCAGCGGACAAAACGGTGGGCGACACGGTATACGCCGGCACCGTCAATGCCGAAGGCGCCTTCGAATACCGGGTGTCGGCTGCCGCGCGCGACACGACGCTCGCCCGCATCATCCACGCCGTGGAACAGGCCGCCGCCGCGCGTGCGCCCATGCAGCGCTTCATCGATCGCTTCTCGCGCGTCTATACCCCCGTGGTGGTGGGCATCGCCGTTATCGCGGCATGCCTGCCGCCCCTGGCGTGGGGTGAACCGTGGACGCAGGCCGTTTACCGCGCCCTGGCGCTTCTGATCATTGCCTGCCCTTGTGCGCTGGTCATCTCCACGCCGGTCAGTATCGTCAGTGGTCTGACGGCGGCATCGCGGCGCGGCATTCTGGTCAAAGGCGGCGTGTATCTGGAGAACGGGCGCAAGCTGCGCTGGCTGGCACTGGACAAGACCGGTACGCTGACGCATGGTCAGCCGGTGCTCACCGATTTGCACGTTGTCGGCGCCGCAGGCGCCACGAGCCGGCAGGATGCGGCGCGCGTGCTGGCCAGCCTGGCGTCCCGATCCGACCATCCGGTTTCGCGGGCAATCGCGACAGGCGCCGATGCCGTCGACCTGCATGACGTCGATGACTTCGGCGCCCTGCCCGGCCGCGGCGTGACGGGTCGTATCGCTGGGCGCCAATACCACCTGGGCAACCGCCGCCTGATGCGCGAGCGCGGCGTCGAAAGCGCCACGCTCGCGCAGCTCCTGGACGCGCTGGAGGCCCAAGGCAAGACCGGGGTAGCGCTGTGCGACGACAACGGCATCCTGGCCGTGGCGGCGGTTGCGGATACGGTGCGGCCCAGCAGCCGCGCCGCCATCGAAGGCTTGCATCGCCTCGGCGTGCGCACGATCGTCCTGAGCGGCGACAACGCCGCCGCGGTGCGGACCGTGGCATCTCAACTGGGCATCGACGAGGCGCGCGGGGAGCAGTTGCCCGAAGACAAGCTGCGGCAACTCGAGTCGAGAGGCGGCGATGGGCTGGTCGGCATGGTCGGCGACGGCATCAACGACGCGCCGGCGCTGGCCCGCGCCGACATCGGCTTCGCCATGGGCGCGGCAGGCACGGGGACAGCCATCGAAACGGCCGACGTGGCCCTGATGGACGACGATCTGCGCAAGGTCGGCGAATTCATACGATTGTCTCGCGCAACGCATCGGGTCCTGGTGCAGAACATCGCGCTGGCCCTGGGCATCAAGGCGGTATTCCTGGTCCTGGCCTTGAGCGGTATGGCGACGATGTGGATGGCCGTGTTCGCCGACGTCGGCACGAGCCTGATGGTCGTCGCCAACGGCATGCGTTTGCTGAAGCTGGGCGATGGACGTTTGGCGACGGGATGAACGGATAGTCGCCGTCGGTTACTGAGAGGGCCGGGCACGCGATGCGTGCCCAGTTTTTTTGGCCTGGCCGCCAAGGGCCGACTTCCCGAACAATTCCAAACGGCCGCAAAGCCGTCCCTATCATGCCGCCCTCGCTCTACGCGCCACGCGCCACCTTCCCATGTTCCCCGCCGCTTCCAGCGGCATCGGCAGACGCTGTAGGCTTCCCGCCCGATTTGCCGGCATGTCCCACGGCATTCACACCGATCATCAGCGCGGCCGAGGCATTCGGCCGATGGAGCGGGATGCCCGCTCCCGTGCCGGCTCCGGCTCAGGCCCCCTCCCTTCCCACGCCGTCCATACGCCGCCCGCGTGACGCAGCGCCGGCGCGCGACGGCTCAGACGCTTCCGCTCCGGCACCTCCGCGCCGAGATGGCAGCTCGCTGCTGTACGCGCGCATCGCCGGGGCGCGCGCCGTTTTGGGCGACGCAAGCGCGCACGACGACGCGCTTTTGCTCGCAGCCAATGCCGTGCATTTGCGGGCGAACGCCAATCCCTCGGACGAAGAGGCACAGGCCGCCTCTGCTGCCTTGTGGCGCGCCGAGGCCGATGCCTGGGCTGCGGCCAACGGCGCAAGTCCGCGATTGACCGAAGAGGACGTGCTGGCCGCTTATCTGGACCTGTGGTCGCTTGTACTGGATCCGCCCGCCACGCCAGATTTCATGGACCGGCGTGAAATCACCAAGCGGTACCTGCTGGAACGCACGGCTGCGGGGCTGTCGATCGCCATCCAGGAAACGCCGTCGCGACAACCGGTGCCCGTGGACACACTGCTCGACCACTACATGGACGACGCGGAGGTCCTTTCCCGGTACTACCTGCAATTCGCCGGCTATGCCGCCACCCAGCTGAACCGGTTCAGCCGGCTGGGCGTCATCGGGGAAGCGGCGCGGCAGGGCCTGAACCGCCTGCGCCTGGCCGAAACGCCAAAACGCATGTGGCACATCTCTTCGCTGGCGAAAATTCCGCCCGGCGCGTTGAACCTGCCTTCGGGCATGCTGCTATCGACGGTAATGCGCCGCATGGGGGATTCACATGTTGCGCAAATGGATGACGGCGCTTTCTATCATATCGATGCGAATGGGACCATCGAGCGCCTGAGCGGGCCGATTCTCGATGGCGAAGGACGGCTGGATGTGCGCCAGGTGCTGAAAAGCCGCGGCATCATTGCCGCCCCGGCACGTGACCGGTCGGCGGGACCTGTCGATTACGGCCTTCAGGAAGCGCCGGCCTACATCGCCAATTGGTCGGCCTGCGATCCCGTACCGCTGTTCGACCATGCGGTCGCACGCCGCCAGGATGCCTTGCGCAGCGCCATCGATGAATGGAAGAAAGAAAAATACCTGCCCTCGCGCATGGAATCGGTGATGCGGCTGCTGATTCCGTTCTACGAGCTGTATCACAACAAACGCTGGGATCCCGGCTACCACGTCAAGGCGCAAGACGTGGCCTGGGACGCCGGCCTGCTGGCGTTCACGGTTGCGTCGATCGCCATCGGCGGATTGGGAGGCTCGGCGGGGATGGCAGCCGCCCGGCAGTCCATGCGCGCCGTCGCTTCGCAAGGCTTGAAGGCAATGATCCAGGCCGGGCTTGCGTCCACGGTGCGGCAATTCAGCCTGCGCGCCTTTCTCATACTTGGGGTACGGGAGACGGCCGATTTCGTTCTGCCTCTGACGCCGGTCGTGCACTTGATGAAAGGCGTCACGCGCTCCACAGCAATCGCGGCGCGCGCCTTGCGGCCCGCCCTGCGCGATGCAAGCATCCTGCTGCGGGCGGCCAGCCCGAAGGACCTCTTGAACGTGGTCTACGACGCCATTGCGAAGACGGGCGGCCTGGCCCGCTCAATCAGCGCACAGACGCTGCGCGACGCCATCGAAGTCGCCGCCCGCCGCCCGGTCCCGGATCGCGTCTATCGCGAGCAAAGCCACGCTCCGCTTTCAACCCTGGAATTCTCCTCGGGCGACGCCGCTTCCGAGGACGACATCCTTGTCGAATGCATCCGCGCCGCCGCTTCCACGATGGACCGCGCTCCGGCGCGCCTGCTCAGCGCGGACCGCGGCGCGGCGCTATCGGGCGCCGCGCCGCAGCCGCGCGCGTCCACGATCACAGCTATCGATACGACGCAGGCGCCCGGCAGATTCCGTACCATCCAGGATGTCCTGATCAACGAAGGACCCCGGCTGGTCGGGGACGGCAAGCTGCGCGCCGAAACCCTGCGGGCCGCTATTTTCCAGGCGTATACGCGAGATGACAAAAGAATCGTGTACCTGGGCGGCTCCATCCCGCAAGGATGGATCGTGCCGGTCGAACCAGCGCTGCGAGAGCCTGCCCCCCAACCGTGAACCCCTTCGTGGAGACCAGATGTTCGAAGCACCAGAACCAGCCAAGCCCGCACTTTGCCGGCGCCGGACCCTGCGATGGGCGGCGGCGCTCCCCCTGTTTCTGCCGGCGGCGTCGCGGGCCGCACGCGGCATGGGAGCGGGGGCCGGAACCGCTGGCCCGCCGGCAGGCAATCACGCGACGCCGCGACCGCTCGACACAGCCGGTTTCCACGCCGCATGCGCGCGCCTCGAACGCGCGCACGATCGCCGCCTCGGCCTGTACGCCATCGATACCGGCAACGGACGCACTGTCGGTTATCGCGCCGGAGAACGCTTTGCCTTCTGCAGCACCTTCAAAGCCTTGCTTGCCGGCGCCATCCTGGCGCGGCTAAAGGCCGATGCCGGCATACTCGATCGGCGCATTCTTTACACCCGCCACGATCTGGTTCCCTACTCCCCCATCACCGAAAAACACGCGGGCGGCAGCATGACGGTCGCGGATCTGTGCGCCGCCGCGCTGCAATACAGCGACAACACCGCCGCCAACCTGCTGTTGCATGCGGTGGGCGGCCCCGCGGCCCTTACCGGGTACGCCCGCGCGCTCGGCAACCGCAGCTTCCGCCTGGACCGCTACGAACCCGCTTTGAACAGCGCGATCCCGGGCGATCCCCGCGACACGGTCACACCGGCGGATATGGCAGCCAGCCTGCGTAGCCTTGCCGTTGGAAACGCCTTGACGGCGGGCGGCCGTGAACGGCTGCCGGAATGGCTGCTGGGCAACACTACGGGCGCCAATCGCATCCAGGCCGGCGCCCCGGCGGGATGGCGGGTCGGCGACAAGACCGGCACGGGAGACTACGGCGCGGCCAACGACATCGCCATTGTCTGGGCGCCGGACCGCCCGCCCATCGTCCTGGCGGTCTATACGGCCGCCTCCGCCACGGCCGCGGCGGCGGACGAACCGCTGATCGCCGCAGCGACGCAGCTGGCGATCGGCGCGCTGGGCTAGCCCAGCAAAGGCGGTCCGCTCAGCTGTTGTCAGGCATGGCGGGCAAGGGGCCCGGCGTATCCAGTTTTTCGTCGGGGCGCTCGGAACCCGGCGGATAGGGGTCGGCAGGCCGGATCGTATGAGGCGCGGCGGGTGGCTGCGGCGATGGCGTGACCGACGGCGCGGCCGGCGGATTCTCCGGGTCGCCCGGG
The sequence above is a segment of the Bordetella genomosp. 9 genome. Coding sequences within it:
- a CDS encoding heavy-metal-associated domain-containing protein, which codes for MQYQVPDMSCDHCVKTITRAITEAVPGAAVQADLPNHRVTVTGTDDKVTVEQAIRQAGYSPTAA
- the bla gene encoding class A beta-lactamase — protein: MGAGAGTAGPPAGNHATPRPLDTAGFHAACARLERAHDRRLGLYAIDTGNGRTVGYRAGERFAFCSTFKALLAGAILARLKADAGILDRRILYTRHDLVPYSPITEKHAGGSMTVADLCAAALQYSDNTAANLLLHAVGGPAALTGYARALGNRSFRLDRYEPALNSAIPGDPRDTVTPADMAASLRSLAVGNALTAGGRERLPEWLLGNTTGANRIQAGAPAGWRVGDKTGTGDYGAANDIAIVWAPDRPPIVLAVYTAASATAAAADEPLIAAATQLAIGALG
- the cadR gene encoding Cd(II)/Pb(II)-responsive transcriptional regulator — translated: MKIGELAKAAGTTVETVRYYEKEGLLDAPTRGANNYRSYGPAHLERLRLIRNCRALDMAQDEIRGILALADSQEANCGPINDIFDEHIRHVDERIAELSHLKAQLSALRQRCLSARPHAEDCGILHGLAEMQVEERPERHTHLG
- the cueR gene encoding Cu(I)-responsive transcriptional regulator produces the protein MNIGQAAAASGVSAKMIRYYESIGLMRAPQRTEAGYRIYGDADVHTLRFIRRARDLGFSVEQMRDLLALWRDRGRASGDVKRIAMEHVRELERKAQALQQMADTLHHLAEHCHGDDRPECPIIDELSADRPEPRIA
- a CDS encoding heavy metal translocating P-type ATPase, with the translated sequence MSKKTATPRRGLPARAHLDAGSVRHDHGHPHDHSPCQDQDHGPDHDHGHDHGHDHGHDHGHDHRHGHAGEHGRARPGDHRHGQCCVHDHGHEHTRGHAHAGSAAEPAMTVPHGMVLTEIRIGEMDCPTEEALLRKKLAGMPAVGDMRFNLMRRVLTVVHREGGLDDVLAGIRAVGMTPEVQTGAAAPATATGSPRWRWLAAAGVLAGLAEAAHFAGLPDLATAALAIASVFACGLNTYRKGWIAVRHGNLNINALMSIAVTGAAIIGQWPEAAMVMFLFNVAEQIEARSLDRARNAVRGLVDLAPPTAMRKEADGGWRETPAAELRVDDIVRVRPGERIAADGVVIAGRSAVDQSAITGESLPADKTVGDTVYAGTVNAEGAFEYRVSAAARDTTLARIIHAVEQAAAARAPMQRFIDRFSRVYTPVVVGIAVIAACLPPLAWGEPWTQAVYRALALLIIACPCALVISTPVSIVSGLTAASRRGILVKGGVYLENGRKLRWLALDKTGTLTHGQPVLTDLHVVGAAGATSRQDAARVLASLASRSDHPVSRAIATGADAVDLHDVDDFGALPGRGVTGRIAGRQYHLGNRRLMRERGVESATLAQLLDALEAQGKTGVALCDDNGILAVAAVADTVRPSSRAAIEGLHRLGVRTIVLSGDNAAAVRTVASQLGIDEARGEQLPEDKLRQLESRGGDGLVGMVGDGINDAPALARADIGFAMGAAGTGTAIETADVALMDDDLRKVGEFIRLSRATHRVLVQNIALALGIKAVFLVLALSGMATMWMAVFADVGTSLMVVANGMRLLKLGDGRLATG
- a CDS encoding heavy metal translocating P-type ATPase, producing MTAALAASDRIELSIEGMSCASCVKRVENALAGVPGVQRAAVNLATERAQVELQRAGADTVGALVAAVAKAGYEAHPVDAGGGEAARQAAARENEARALRGRFTLALVLTLPVFLLEMGGHLVPALHHWLQARVGETALWALQFVLTTLVLAVPGRSFFAKGAAALRHAAPDMNSLVAVGAGSAWLYSTVATFAPGWLPPDARHVYFEAAAVIVTLILLGRMLEARAKGKTGAAIARLASLQPRTARVLRGADAVDVPIESVRPGDVVRVRPGENLPVDGLVIDGSSYVDESMITGEPVPVQKLPGVSVTGGTRNTQGSLTVQVTRTGADTTLARIAEMVQTAQGAKLPIQGLVDRITYRFVPAIMALAALTFFAWLAAAPAPALPAALVHAVSVLIVACPCAMGLATPMSIMVGTGRAAEMGVLFRQGEALQTLREVGIVAFDKTGTLTEGKPTLTGVGLAPGYRREDVLGWVASMQEASEHPIASAIVAAARAEGLVLTPVRDFAAAAGAGVQGTVNGHAILAGTPRLMEAHGVDAGPLREQAQIWAREGKTVIHVAVDGALAAVMAVADPVRPSAAQAVAALRAAGIRTAMITGDNRHTAQAVAQTLGIDEVHAEMLPEGKVEAVRKLRGDAADGAGRGAPNRPRLAFVGDGINDAPALAAADVGIAIGTGTDVARDTASVVLMSADPRGVPRAIAVSRATLTNIRQNLFWAFVYNVALIPLAAGVLIPFGGPALSPIFAAAAMALSSLFVVGNALRLRRFAS
- a CDS encoding nitroreductase family protein; its protein translation is MTSVAEFPPIHALHTRRSMKFLRAPAPRPEELEQMFQAAMAAPDHGALRPWRFKIIRGQAIGLLADMAIDAVKRSGDKRMTPEKEKSVREWMAGVPVFVAVAQKIAHDNTKIPEQEQLLATGASVMNILNAAHMLGYGAFWSTGLGTYVEEVQEALGFDPLDYRFLGYLAIGTPACAVPPAQRPDFREFVSEWTGVPA